A window of the Lolium perenne isolate Kyuss_39 chromosome 7, Kyuss_2.0, whole genome shotgun sequence genome harbors these coding sequences:
- the LOC127314455 gene encoding uncharacterized protein, with protein MGEFDDYWARAYRGDPAVPHSDPQRLVSTWTGAFALGAAACVHHHASSLASNLKSLPHSWQDMTMILDQKRWKKILDKKQQQV; from the exons ATGGGCGAGTTCGACGATTACTGGGCGCGGGCGTACAGGGGCGACCCCGCCGTGCCGCACTCTGACCCGCAGAGGCTGGTCTCCACCTGGACCGGCGCCTTCGCCCTCGGCGCCGCCGCCTGCGTCCACCACCACGCCTCCTCCCTCGCCTCCAACCTCAAGTCCCTTCCCCACAG TTGGCAAGACATGACAATGATACTCGATCAGAAGCGCTGGAAGAAAATTCTCGATAAGAAGCAGCAACAAGTTTAA
- the LOC127314457 gene encoding pentatricopeptide repeat-containing protein At5g50390, chloroplastic-like, with the protein MELQRTPLRTLPLHPRAATHPTKATATATASTVSACSVVEPQSLKPRPQFPRPAPLHRRRRSSTIPFDLPALCAAIEQLVAAGRHREACDALRDARAGATFAALPPPTYDALVTAASALREAGDAAAVLWHMESAGFQPDQYMWNRVLGMLLTCGMLAEAREVFDGMPARSRVTWGVMMGGLVDGKRPRAALTLFRELCDETGPTAGPRVLVVAVRAATVLGSIHAGRELHCCVAKMGAREDQYLPCALIDMYSKCGRVDEARRVFDGMTPSWRNVVAWNTMLAAYLLHGRSDQALDLYHGMCASGVQLDQFTFSTMLGVFSRLGLLEHAKQMHAGLIQSGLQVDIVGNTALVDLYCKWGRMEDARHVFDRMPSRNLVSWNALIAGYGYHGMGAKAVEMFERLFAEGIAPNHVTFLGVLNACRFSGFIDRGKRIFQLMAHNPKTKPRAMHYACVIELFGRQGLLDEAYSMIRKAPFAPTANMWGALLTACRINKNIQLARLAAEQLLAMEPQKVNNYIVLLNLYISSGKHDEALTVVNTLKKAGLHMGAACSWITVKKKDHGFFFNDSLNPKSSEIYQRLDTLMEEIKELGYVTEDDELLPDILPDEQETLKVYHSEKLAVAFGLISTSPSAPLTINQNHRLCRDCHKVIKFVSKVTKREITVRDASRFHHFKLGTCSCGDYW; encoded by the coding sequence ATGGAGCTGCAGCGCACGCCCCTCCGCACCCTCCCGCTCCACCCCCGCGCCGCCACCCACCCCACCAAAGCCACGGCCACGGCGACGGCCAGCACCGTCTCCGCATGCTCGGTGGTCGAACCCCAGTCTCTAAAACCCCGGCCGCAGTTCCCGCGTCCGGCGCCGCTCCACCGGCGCAGGCGGAGCAGCACCATCCCCTTCGACCTCCCCGCCCTCTGCGCCGCCATCGAGCAGCTGGTGGCCGCGGGGCGGCACCGGGAGGCCTGCGACGCGCTCCGGGACGCGCGCGCGGGGGCGACCTTCGCGGCCCTGCCGCCGCCCACCTACGACGCGCTGGTCACGGCCGCCTCGGCCCTGCGCGAGGCCGGGGACGCGGCGGCGGTGCTCTGGCACATGGAGAGCGCCGGGTTCCAGCCCGACCAGTACATGTGGAACCGGGTGCTCGGGATGCTCCTAACGTGCGGCATGCTCGCCGAGGCGCGGGAGGTGTTCGACGGAATGCCGGCCCGCAGCCGGGTCACCTGGGGGGTCATGATGGGCGGGCTCGTCGACGGGAAGCGCCCCCGCGCCGCCCTGACACTCTTCAGGGAGCTCTGCGACGAGACGGGACCGACCGCTGGCCCGAGGGTGCTCGTGGTGGCCGTCCGCGCGGCCACCGTACTAGGCTCAATCCACGCCGGACGCGAGCTCCACTGCTGCGTCGCCAAGATGGGGGCACGCGAGGACCAGTACCTGCCGTGCGCGCTCATCGACATGTACAGTAAGTGCGGGCGCGTCGACGAGGCGAGGCGGGTGTTCGACGGGATGACACCTTCTTGGAGAAACGTCGTGGCATGGAACACGATGCTGGCGGCGTATTTGCTCCACGGCCGCAGCGACCAGGCGCTGGACCTCTACCACGGCATgtgcgcgagcggcgtccagctgGACCAGTTCACGTTCTCGACGATGCTCGGCGTTTTCTCCAGGCTGGGTTTGCTGGAGCACGCCAAGCAGATGCACGCTGGCCTGATTCAGAGCGGGCTGCAGGTGGACATCGTCGGGAACACGGCGCTCGTTGATCTCTACTGCAAGTGGGGGCGGATGGAAGACGCCAGGCATGTTTTCGACAGGATGCCGAGCAGGAACCTCGTATCCTGGAACGCTCTGATAGCGGGGTATGGCTACCACGGCATGGGGGCCAAGGCTGTTGAGATGTTTGAAAGGCTGTTTGCTGAAGGGATTGCTCCGAACCACGTGACGTTTCTGGGAGTGCTAAATGCGTGCAGGTTTTCTGGGTTTATCGACAGAGGGAAgaggatcttccagttgatggctCATAACCCGAAAACGAAACCGCGTGCGATGCACTATGCTTGTGTTATCGAGCTTTTTGGCCGGCAGGGGCTGCTAGATGAAGCCTATTCGATGATAAGGAAAGCACCGTTCGCCCCAACCGCCAACATGTGGGGAGCCTTGCTCACTGCTTGTAGGATCAACAAGAACATTCAGCTTGCTAGATTAGCCGCGGAGCAGCTCCTGGCGATGGAACCTCAGAAAGTGAACAATTACATTGTGCTTCTCAACTTGTATATTAGCTCTGGGAAACATGATGAAGCTTTGACTGTGGTTAACACCTTAAAGAAGGCAGGGTTACATATGGGGGCTGCTTGTAGCTGGATCACAGTCAAGAAAAAAGATCACGGGTTTTTCTTTAATGATAGTCTCAACCCAAAAAGTTCAGAAATTTACCAGAGGCTAGATACATTAATGGAGGAGATAAAAGAACTGGGTTATGTCACTGAGGATGATGAATTGCTCCCAGATATTCTTCCTGATGAGCAGGAGACGTTGAAAGTTTACCATAGTGAAAAACTTGCAGTTGCTTTTGGCCTTATTAGCACATCTCCATCTGCTCCCTTGACGATCAATCAAAACCATCGGTTATGTCGTGACTGCCACAAGGTTATCAAATTTGTGTCAAAAGTTACAAAGAGAGAGATTACTGTAAGAGATGCTAGCAGGTTTCATCACTTCAAACTTGGAACATGCTCTTGTGGTGACTACTGGTAA
- the LOC127314459 gene encoding protein VASCULATURE COMPLEXITY AND CONNECTIVITY-like → MAKMVAAVIVCVLVLALDITAGILGLQAQAAQNKTKKVTVLFIQCEKPVYKAYQLGLAAAVLLVVAHAVANFLGGCACICSQVEFIRASINRKLAATLIVLSWIALIVGFSLLLAGAMSNSKSKTSCGFVHGKTLALGGIMCFVHAGITIAYYVTATAAAHEIR, encoded by the exons ATGGCAAAAATGGTAGCTGCTGTCATTGTCTGCGTGTTGGTTTTAGCCCTGGATATCACTGCTGGCATACTAGGACTTCAGGCTCAGGCTGCGCAAAACAAG ACTAAAAAAGTAACTGTGCTCTTCATCCAGTGCGAGAAACCGGTGTATAAAGCATACCAGCTAGGGCTCGCGGCGGCAGTGCTGCTGGTAGTTGCTCACGCAGTGGCCAACTTCCTCGGTGGCTGTGCCTGCATCTGCTCTCAGGTGGAGTTCATCCGGGCATCCATCAACAGGAAACTCGCAGCAACTCTCATAGTTCTCTCATG gATCGCACtcatcgtcgggttctctctgCTGCTTGCTGGGGCCATGTCAAACTCCAAGTCGAAAACATCGTGTGGGTTCGTGCACGGCAAGACCCTGGCCCTTGGAGGGATCATGTGCTTCGTCCATGCGGGGATCACCATCGCGTACTATGTCACTGCCACCGCAGCAGCCCACGAAATTCGTTAG
- the LOC127314458 gene encoding calcium/calmodulin-regulated receptor-like kinase 1 has product MNGVSEGLIIGTTVGVVIGLLLAVGILLCMRYRRSQAQIRSSSSRRSSLVPIRANGVNTCAELSNSTTGQDSPRECEDRGVSMWTEGPGRKSLISASGIPKYLYKELQKATSNFTTLLGQGAFGPVYKANMSSGEILAVKVLANNSKQGEKEFHNEVLLLGRLHHRNLVNLVGYCAEKGQHILLYAYMPNGSLASHLYGENNAPLRWDLRVNIALDVARGLEYLHDGAVPPVVHRDIKSPNILLDQSMHARVADFGLSREEMLTRNGANIRGTYGYLDPEYVSSRSFTKKSDVYSYGVLLFELVAGRNPQQGLMEYVELAAINADSKSGWEEIADSRLEGAFDVEEFNDMAAVAYKCVSRVSRKRPSMRDVVQALIRVAKHSRSSRNHHSRKLPVGRTDGESCDLEASEGQSSASGHQRQESVGSVSELPDV; this is encoded by the exons ATGAATGGGGTTTCtgaaggtttgatcatcggtacaaCAGTTGGTGTTGTGATAGGGCTGCTGCTTGCTGTTGGAATACTCCTGTGCATGAGGTATCGGCGGTCTCAGGCCCAAATAAGGAGTAGTAGCTCAAGGAGGTCATCATTGGTTCCCATTCGTGCAAATGGTGTTAATACATGTGCGGAGCTCTCGAACTCAACTACAGGGCAGGATTCACCGAGGGAGTGTGAAGATCGTGGGGTGTCTATGTGGACTGAAGGGCCTGGAAGGAAGAGCCTAATATCAGCTTCTGGGATACCCAAATATTTGTACAA GGAACTGCAGAAGGCTACCAGCAATTTCACAACACTATTGGGTCAAGGAGCCTTTGGTCCTGTTTACAAAGCTAATATGTCATCTGGTGAGATACTGGCTGTTAAAGTACTTGCTAACAATTCAAAACAAGGTGAAAAGGAGTTCCATAATGAG GTCTTACTTCTTGGGCGATTGCACCACAGGAACCTGGTGAACCTGGTCGGCTACTGTGCTGAAAAAGGGCAACACATTCTGTTATATGCGTACATGCCTAATGGGAGCCTTGCATCACACTTATATG GTGAAAACAATGCACCATTGAGGTGGGATTTGAGGGTAAACATAGCTCTGGATGTCGCTAGGGGTTTGGAATACCTACATGATGGG GCTGTCCCTCCGGTAGTTCATCGAGACATCAAATCACCAAACATTCTACTGGATCAGTCGATGCATGCTAGG GTTGCTGACTTTGGATTGTCAAGAGAAGAAATGCTTACTCGAAATGGAGCCAACATACGTGGAACTTATGGATATCTTGATCCAGAGTATGTGTCCTCGCGAtcattcacaaagaagagtgatgTGTACAGCTACGGTGTTCTGCTATTTGAACTGGTTGCTGGCAGAAACCCTCAACAAGGTTTAATGGAATATGTTGAGCTT GCTGCAATCAATGCTGATAGCAAGAGTGGGTGGGAGGAAATCGCAGACTCCAGGCTAGAAGGCGCATTTGATGTGGAGGAGTTCAATGACATGGCTGCGGTGGCTTACAAATGCGTAAGCCGCGTGTCCCGGAAGCGCCCGTCGATGCGAGATGTTGTCCAGGCACTGATCCGAGTGGCGAAACACAGCCGCAGCAGCAGGAATCATCACAGTAGGAAGCTTCCAGTGGGAAGGACGGATGGCGAATCTTGTGACCTTGAGGCATCCGAGGGTCAGTCATCTGCCTCTGGCCATCAGAGACAGGAATCAGTTGGAAGTGTCTCTGAACTTCCGGATGTCTGA